In Dehalogenimonas etheniformans, one genomic interval encodes:
- a CDS encoding LysE family transporter has translation MLALLASVFVISLSGALMPGPVFATVLVKSCKSQWAGVQASLGHAVIEVPLIILIYFGAAAFFAHTAVQFVLGVLGGGMVVWMGIGMFRARKAIATGQKDTAYSAFTAGIVLSVGNPFFLLWWATVGALLVSKAAEFGAGGLWGLILTHWLTDLIWMSFVSFVVYRTHRLWAPVVQEGVFILCSLLLVGFGGWFIVSGVQSVI, from the coding sequence ATGCTGGCATTACTAGCCTCGGTCTTCGTCATATCGTTGTCCGGCGCCCTGATGCCCGGTCCGGTGTTTGCAACCGTTTTGGTTAAAAGCTGCAAGTCGCAGTGGGCAGGCGTCCAGGCTTCGCTTGGGCACGCCGTTATCGAAGTGCCATTGATCATTCTCATCTACTTCGGCGCCGCCGCATTTTTTGCCCATACCGCAGTCCAGTTTGTTCTGGGCGTGCTCGGCGGCGGCATGGTGGTGTGGATGGGAATCGGGATGTTCCGCGCCCGGAAGGCTATCGCCACCGGGCAGAAGGATACGGCGTACAGCGCATTTACCGCCGGCATAGTCCTCTCAGTGGGCAATCCGTTCTTTCTTTTATGGTGGGCGACCGTTGGCGCGCTCTTGGTGTCAAAAGCGGCTGAATTTGGCGCAGGGGGGCTCTGGGGGCTGATTCTGACCCATTGGCTGACCGACCTGATATGGATGTCCTTTGTATCGTTTGTGGTGTATAGGACACACCGTCTCTGGGCTCCCGTAGTCCAGGAAGGAGTTTTCATCCTGTGCTCATTGCTTCTGGTGGGGTTCGGTGGGTGGTTTATCGTGTCAGGTGTTCAATCGGTAATCTGA
- a CDS encoding putative immunity protein, whose translation MYKKYSREDQKALATWAANCAERVLTLFEKTVPSDNRPRKAIEQCREWVGTGIFSMAVIRSASLSAHAAAREAPIEAARYAARAAGQAVATAHVPQHAFGAAYYALKAMAAADSANAKANVAREWEWEAGQVPENLRDEVLKRVVIQPTKKGISIKIDKSGDF comes from the coding sequence ATGTATAAAAAGTACTCCCGGGAAGACCAGAAAGCGTTGGCAACCTGGGCTGCGAACTGCGCCGAACGGGTGTTAACGCTATTCGAAAAGACTGTCCCGAGCGACAACAGACCTCGAAAAGCCATCGAGCAGTGCCGGGAGTGGGTAGGAACCGGAATTTTCAGCATGGCAGTGATCAGATCAGCATCGCTTTCCGCCCATGCCGCTGCGCGTGAGGCGCCAATTGAGGCAGCAAGATACGCCGCCCGCGCCGCCGGACAGGCTGTGGCAACCGCTCATGTTCCCCAGCATGCCTTTGGCGCTGCGTACTACGCTCTCAAGGCGATGGCGGCGGCCGATTCGGCTAATGCCAAAGCTAACGTGGCGAGGGAATGGGAATGGGAGGCGGGGCAGGTGCCCGAGAACTTGAGGGATGAGGTGTTAAAGAGGGTTGTGATCCAGCCCACTAAAAAGGGCATCTCGATTAAGATAGACAAAAGCGGAGATTTTTAG
- a CDS encoding YdeI/OmpD-associated family protein, with amino-acid sequence MPEFEAVIQSPPDAPRAAYICVPFDVEEVFGTRARVAVKGTFDGRPYRGTIQPMTGGHVIGIDAEMRKSLGKNAGDSIHVMMEKDTEERTVVIPADLSTALDKNPVSRDRFDKLSYSHRKEYVEYITEAKKPETRSRRIQKTIGELATD; translated from the coding sequence TTGCCTGAATTCGAAGCCGTCATCCAGAGTCCCCCCGATGCCCCCCGCGCCGCCTATATCTGCGTCCCCTTCGATGTTGAAGAGGTTTTCGGTACCAGAGCCCGCGTCGCTGTCAAAGGCACCTTCGACGGCCGCCCATACCGCGGCACCATTCAACCAATGACCGGCGGACACGTTATCGGTATTGACGCCGAGATGCGCAAATCATTGGGAAAGAACGCCGGCGACTCCATCCATGTAATGATGGAAAAAGACACCGAGGAAAGAACTGTTGTAATTCCGGCTGACCTCTCGACAGCCTTGGACAAGAACCCCGTCTCCCGCGATCGATTCGATAAGCTTTCCTATAGCCATAGGAAAGAATACGTCGAGTACATCACAGAAGCCAAAAAACCGGAGACCCGGTCACGGCGGATACAAAAAACTATAGGCGAATTAGCCACCGATTAA
- a CDS encoding gamma-glutamylcyclotransferase family protein translates to MPLYFAYGASLSRKYMAQRCPECKPRVSATLSNYQLVFTGWSRISHGGTAALKPLRGARVKGGVYDVPDSALKKLDIAEGFPTQNTKLNVIVNTETGESLSCFTYVPAHPAEESKPAPEYLALLQQGYHDWGLI, encoded by the coding sequence ATGCCGCTTTACTTCGCCTATGGCGCCTCCCTGTCCAGAAAATACATGGCCCAGCGCTGCCCGGAGTGCAAGCCCAGAGTCTCCGCCACTCTTTCAAACTATCAACTGGTATTCACCGGATGGTCGCGGATTTCCCACGGCGGGACCGCCGCCCTGAAACCCCTCCGCGGCGCACGTGTCAAAGGGGGTGTTTACGACGTCCCCGATTCAGCTCTGAAGAAACTGGACATTGCCGAGGGATTCCCCACCCAAAACACCAAACTCAATGTAATAGTTAACACCGAAACTGGGGAGTCGCTCTCTTGTTTCACATACGTTCCAGCCCACCCCGCCGAGGAATCCAAACCCGCACCTGAGTACTTAGCTCTTTTACAACAGGGATACCATGATTGGGGTTTGATCTAA
- a CDS encoding MarC family protein, whose amino-acid sequence MSNFWQDFLLTFVPLFIVIDAVGNLPFVIALTEDSTKEERWRIINLATITAAAVGLFFLFLGSFILKAMNISGGAFAIAGGIILMVFAIRYMTTGHMVEVIKEEMVAVVPIGTPLTVGPATITTLLLLSNQYPVYIVFIAFAVNIFIAWLTFVAAGFFMRLMGRGGLRAISRVFSLLLAALAVSMVIRGLELINVLPTAPA is encoded by the coding sequence ATGTCCAACTTTTGGCAAGATTTCCTGCTGACCTTCGTTCCCCTGTTCATCGTCATCGACGCTGTCGGCAACCTTCCGTTTGTCATCGCTCTGACCGAGGATTCCACCAAGGAAGAGCGGTGGCGCATCATCAATTTGGCGACTATCACGGCCGCCGCGGTCGGCCTGTTCTTTTTATTTCTCGGCAGTTTCATCCTGAAAGCCATGAACATAAGCGGCGGCGCCTTTGCCATCGCCGGCGGCATCATCCTGATGGTTTTCGCCATCCGCTATATGACCACCGGACACATGGTGGAAGTCATCAAGGAGGAAATGGTGGCGGTGGTCCCGATAGGCACACCCCTCACGGTCGGTCCAGCAACGATCACCACCTTGCTGCTGCTTTCAAACCAATACCCAGTTTATATCGTATTCATCGCATTCGCGGTTAACATATTCATTGCATGGCTGACCTTTGTCGCCGCCGGATTTTTCATGCGTTTGATGGGCCGGGGCGGCCTGAGGGCCATTTCCAGGGTTTTCAGCCTGCTGCTGGCGGCACTCGCGGTGAGCATGGTCATTCGCGGGCTGGAACTGATCAACGTCCTGCCCACGGCCCCGGCGTAG
- a CDS encoding DUF5679 domain-containing protein has product MEGYCMKCRTKRVMKNAKAITMKNGRPATQGVCPVCGTKMFKIGKA; this is encoded by the coding sequence ATGGAAGGTTATTGCATGAAATGCCGGACCAAGAGAGTTATGAAGAACGCCAAGGCTATCACCATGAAGAACGGCCGGCCGGCCACCCAGGGCGTCTGCCCCGTCTGCGGCACCAAGATGTTCAAGATCGGCAAAGCCTAA
- a CDS encoding TetR/AcrR family transcriptional regulator, translating to MIEHSVKAEKTRRPTWRDEKAEERRLQLIDTALEVFARKGFDKTSVRELAAAAGVAQGLMYHYFKSKDKLLEAVVERHSFLPQLKSLLATLHNEPAAKVLKAVGRQFYDLLGQKESLMNIFFHETQSHPIVPRIWRGIMNEGISLFQNYLDERVKAGELRTHNTDVTARTLAYTIVLLRAGGVAFHQRTRPEAFIDQMVDNILSGIAA from the coding sequence ATGATTGAACATTCAGTGAAAGCTGAAAAAACGCGCCGGCCTACCTGGCGCGACGAAAAAGCCGAAGAGCGCCGCCTTCAGCTCATCGATACGGCGCTGGAGGTTTTTGCCCGAAAAGGCTTCGACAAGACCAGCGTGCGGGAACTTGCAGCCGCGGCCGGGGTGGCCCAAGGGCTCATGTACCACTATTTCAAAAGCAAGGACAAGCTCCTTGAAGCTGTAGTCGAGAGGCACAGTTTCCTGCCGCAACTCAAGAGCCTGCTGGCAACCCTCCATAACGAGCCGGCGGCCAAGGTATTGAAAGCCGTCGGACGGCAGTTCTACGATCTCCTCGGGCAAAAAGAAAGCCTGATGAACATATTTTTCCACGAAACGCAGAGCCATCCCATCGTCCCTCGCATCTGGCGCGGCATCATGAACGAAGGCATCTCGCTGTTTCAGAACTACCTCGATGAACGGGTCAAGGCCGGAGAACTAAGAACCCACAACACCGACGTGACCGCGCGTACCCTGGCTTACACCATCGTTTTGCTACGCGCCGGCGGCGTCGCCTTCCACCAGCGGACCCGCCCTGAAGCCTTCATCGACCAGATGGTGGACAATATTCTCAGTGGCATAGCCGCTTGA
- a CDS encoding MerR family DNA-binding transcriptional regulator, translated as MNTQNFTIAQAAEKLGVSTRTIRRYIKAGKLRADLVNGPFGEEYRIRELPEDLKKLEPAEPWTALEKRDPLAGASQDAMAVLRDLQEKNLALAAQLGAATERIRQLESQLKTKNITDGKASSVPWWQKLFSGIRALFSSKSEQPMTVQSTETDGVSKTVEPAA; from the coding sequence ATGAATACGCAGAATTTCACTATTGCCCAGGCTGCCGAAAAACTGGGCGTTTCTACGCGCACCATCCGCCGCTACATCAAGGCCGGCAAACTAAGAGCGGACCTGGTTAACGGGCCATTTGGAGAAGAATACCGCATTCGCGAATTGCCGGAAGACCTCAAAAAACTCGAGCCCGCCGAACCCTGGACAGCCCTCGAAAAGCGGGATCCTCTGGCCGGGGCATCACAGGACGCGATGGCTGTTCTACGTGATTTGCAGGAGAAGAACTTGGCCCTGGCTGCTCAACTGGGCGCCGCAACCGAGCGCATCCGCCAGCTCGAGAGCCAGCTTAAAACCAAAAACATCACCGACGGCAAAGCATCCAGTGTCCCGTGGTGGCAGAAGCTTTTCTCCGGGATACGTGCGCTGTTTTCTAGTAAGTCGGAACAACCTATGACCGTTCAATCAACTGAAACGGACGGCGTGTCTAAAACTGTAGAACCCGCCGCTTGA
- the trhA gene encoding PAQR family membrane homeostasis protein TrhA: protein MPPSGYNTAKEEECNIVAKRAEAFSCYSHLGGAVAGGAGLVALLILTWGRWDLLTVVVIYGLSITALFSFSALYHALKRRDGETSVWRKLDHIAIFIMIAGSYTPLVYIYLDGLWRVFMIAIPWVIVAIGIFYKLFWMHAPRILSPILYLGMGWLALAPMRQLWLSMPRLAFWGVVAGGVAYSIGAVIYALKRPNPVPGLFGFHDIFHIWIIIGASLHFAVVVSSVT from the coding sequence TTGCCTCCGTCCGGTTATAATACCGCGAAAGAAGAGGAATGTAACATCGTAGCTAAGCGCGCCGAAGCTTTTTCATGCTATTCTCACCTTGGCGGGGCTGTCGCCGGAGGCGCAGGATTAGTCGCCTTGCTTATTTTGACCTGGGGCAGATGGGACCTCCTTACCGTTGTTGTCATTTACGGCTTGTCGATCACCGCTTTATTTTCTTTCAGCGCCTTATACCACGCGCTAAAACGCCGGGATGGTGAAACCTCTGTCTGGCGGAAACTGGACCATATCGCCATTTTCATCATGATCGCCGGCAGCTACACGCCGCTTGTCTATATCTACCTTGACGGCTTGTGGCGGGTTTTCATGATCGCTATACCGTGGGTCATCGTGGCTATAGGTATCTTCTACAAGCTGTTCTGGATGCACGCCCCGAGAATCCTGTCGCCAATCCTGTATTTGGGCATGGGATGGCTGGCGCTGGCGCCGATGCGGCAATTGTGGCTCTCGATGCCGCGGCTCGCATTTTGGGGGGTAGTGGCCGGCGGCGTTGCCTACAGCATCGGCGCCGTCATCTATGCTCTGAAACGTCCCAATCCGGTACCAGGGTTGTTCGGTTTCCACGACATTTTCCACATCTGGATAATTATCGGGGCGTCGCTCCATTTCGCAGTTGTTGTGTCATCGGTGACATAG
- a CDS encoding 50S ribosomal protein L25, with translation MDKIAVTLSPRTVTGKKTRFLRRAGVTPCHVFGHNLASETLQAATADLEKVVAMAGTTRLVALQTEGQKKARMAFIREVQRTPVGGGLFHVDFYQVNMNEPITAEIPLRLVGEAPALKTKGRILVHPMAHVEVESLPGDLPASITVDISVLNELHDAIHVRDLKVEPEVTVLSEPDQLIAKVSEITVKAEEVIIAAPVAEAAAPAEGAAPAEGAVPSAPETK, from the coding sequence ATGGATAAAATCGCCGTTACTTTATCGCCGCGTACCGTGACCGGCAAGAAAACCCGCTTCCTGCGTCGCGCCGGCGTTACCCCCTGCCATGTTTTCGGCCACAACCTGGCCTCGGAAACCCTGCAGGCAGCAACCGCCGATCTGGAAAAGGTTGTCGCCATGGCCGGTACCACCCGGTTGGTAGCACTACAGACCGAAGGCCAGAAGAAGGCTCGCATGGCTTTCATCCGCGAAGTCCAGCGTACTCCGGTTGGCGGCGGTCTTTTTCATGTGGACTTCTACCAGGTCAATATGAACGAGCCCATCACTGCTGAGATCCCGCTACGGCTTGTCGGTGAAGCCCCGGCCCTCAAGACCAAAGGCCGCATCCTGGTCCATCCGATGGCGCACGTCGAGGTCGAAAGCCTGCCCGGTGATCTGCCAGCGAGCATTACCGTCGATATCTCGGTACTGAACGAACTTCATGACGCCATACACGTCAGGGACCTCAAAGTCGAGCCTGAAGTTACCGTCTTGTCCGAGCCCGATCAGCTTATTGCCAAGGTCAGCGAGATCACCGTCAAGGCCGAAGAAGTCATCATCGCCGCCCCGGTTGCCGAAGCTGCCGCTCCTGCCGAGGGTGCCGCTCCTGCCGAGGGTGCCGTCCCGTCCGCTCCCGAAACAAAATAA
- a CDS encoding ABC transporter ATP-binding protein: MLAVKISEVSKIYGEKKVVDGVSFEVNTGEIFALIGPNGAGKTTTIRMMMDIIKPDGGDILIMGQHLGEGSKNCIGYLPEERGLYRKLRIMDTIVYMASLKGAAVETAVSRAEALLKKFGLYEHRYKKIEELSKGMGQLIQFVVTVAHDPGLIILDEPFAGLDPVNTRLLKDTIKDLRGEGKAIILSTHRMNEVQEMCDRLFMINKGQRVLYGALNDIRRQFRSNSVIVESESPLPALAGVTGIESKNHSSILKLGDAATPQSVLAQLVAAQVPVERFEVALPSLDDIFVQVVKKS, from the coding sequence TTGTTAGCAGTAAAAATATCTGAAGTCTCAAAGATCTACGGCGAAAAGAAGGTCGTGGACGGAGTTTCCTTCGAGGTCAACACCGGGGAGATTTTCGCCCTGATAGGTCCCAACGGCGCCGGTAAAACCACCACCATCCGCATGATGATGGATATCATCAAACCGGATGGTGGCGATATCCTGATAATGGGACAGCATCTTGGAGAAGGGTCCAAAAATTGCATCGGTTATCTGCCCGAAGAACGGGGACTCTATCGCAAACTCCGCATAATGGACACTATCGTCTATATGGCCTCTCTGAAGGGAGCGGCGGTCGAGACCGCGGTTTCTCGTGCAGAGGCTCTTCTCAAAAAATTCGGTCTTTATGAGCACCGCTACAAGAAGATAGAGGAACTTTCCAAAGGTATGGGGCAACTTATCCAGTTCGTTGTTACTGTGGCTCACGATCCCGGGTTGATCATCCTCGATGAACCGTTCGCCGGCCTCGACCCTGTCAACACCCGACTTCTGAAAGACACCATCAAGGACCTTCGAGGGGAAGGCAAAGCAATAATTTTGTCTACTCACCGCATGAATGAAGTGCAGGAAATGTGCGACCGGTTGTTCATGATTAACAAGGGTCAGCGTGTTCTCTACGGCGCTCTTAACGACATTCGAAGGCAGTTCCGCTCTAACTCGGTCATCGTCGAATCGGAATCGCCGTTGCCGGCTCTTGCAGGCGTGACCGGGATTGAATCCAAAAATCATTCATCGATATTGAAGCTTGGAGATGCGGCAACGCCTCAATCGGTACTTGCTCAACTCGTCGCTGCCCAGGTGCCGGTAGAGCGGTTCGAGGTGGCCTTGCCTTCATTGGACGATATTTTCGTACAGGTGGTAAAGAAGTCGTGA
- a CDS encoding ABC transporter permease has product MNKTALIFKHEFTTLIRRTGFIIMTVAIPLIGLILILGGQIFSGNQGGGGPVEQVKIGYVDQASLITGHQQEGNFDFVAFDSAEAANQALIGKTVSEYIVIPPDYINTGALARFTTERQLEVPGDRLYAIQNFMLDNLLSPTVGAAVIDRVKAPANLSSIILDPVTGLPAENQGGVAAFLLPYLFSILLVMSIFTSSGYLLQGLAEEKENRIMEVLLSSVSARQLITGKVLGLGAAGLAQMAIWLFSARFLANLASANFSAILGSIELSASFVILGLAYFILGYLLFAILLAAIGSIASSMRESQQLAAIFSVLAVSPLWGLVFIIENPQHPVSVFLTIFPFTAPITTMIRVGTAEVPFWQIGLSMMVMAVSIFGFLLLSAKVFRTFLLMTGKTPKIGEILRMLKEA; this is encoded by the coding sequence GTGAACAAAACGGCCCTCATCTTTAAACACGAATTCACCACTCTGATCCGACGGACCGGCTTCATTATCATGACCGTCGCAATACCGCTTATCGGGCTCATCCTTATCCTGGGTGGCCAGATTTTTTCCGGCAACCAGGGCGGTGGCGGGCCGGTCGAACAGGTCAAGATCGGATACGTCGACCAGGCTTCGCTCATCACCGGCCATCAACAGGAGGGCAATTTCGATTTTGTCGCTTTTGATTCTGCCGAGGCGGCCAACCAGGCCTTGATCGGCAAAACCGTGTCCGAATATATCGTAATCCCGCCGGACTACATCAACACCGGCGCTCTGGCCAGATTCACCACCGAACGTCAGTTGGAAGTGCCGGGCGATCGGCTGTACGCCATTCAGAACTTCATGCTGGACAATCTGCTATCACCCACTGTGGGGGCTGCTGTCATCGACCGCGTCAAGGCCCCGGCCAACCTTTCAAGCATAATCCTCGATCCCGTCACCGGCTTACCGGCCGAAAATCAGGGAGGCGTGGCGGCTTTCCTGCTGCCTTACCTTTTCAGCATTCTCCTGGTGATGTCGATCTTCACGTCCTCGGGCTACCTGTTGCAGGGACTGGCCGAGGAAAAAGAAAACCGCATCATGGAAGTCCTGCTTTCCAGTGTTTCGGCCAGGCAACTCATAACGGGAAAGGTCCTCGGGTTGGGCGCTGCCGGATTGGCGCAGATGGCGATCTGGCTCTTTTCAGCCCGGTTCCTGGCTAACCTGGCTTCGGCTAACTTTTCGGCTATACTGGGTTCGATCGAGCTATCGGCCAGCTTTGTGATCCTTGGCCTGGCTTATTTCATTCTTGGGTATCTGTTGTTTGCCATACTCCTGGCAGCGATCGGCAGCATTGCTTCGAGCATGCGTGAGAGCCAGCAATTGGCCGCCATTTTCAGCGTCCTGGCGGTCTCACCGCTCTGGGGCCTCGTTTTCATCATTGAAAATCCTCAACACCCGGTGAGCGTTTTCCTTACCATTTTCCCGTTTACCGCCCCCATCACCACGATGATCCGGGTGGGTACCGCGGAAGTGCCGTTCTGGCAGATAGGCTTGAGCATGATGGTGATGGCGGTATCCATTTTCGGGTTCCTGCTGCTTTCGGCCAAGGTCTTCAGGACATTCCTGTTGATGACCGGTAAAACGCCCAAGATCGGCGAGATCCTGCGTATGCTTAAGGAAGCCTAA